In the genome of Solibacillus silvestris, one region contains:
- a CDS encoding UDP-glucose 4-epimerase, with protein sequence MKKIMVTGALGQIGSELVEKLRHTYGTNNVLATDIRKIDQHEGPFEVLDVTDGKRMHTLAHDFGADTMIHMAALLSATAEKNPVFAWNLNMGGLMNALEVARELDMQFFTPSSIGAFGPSTPKDNTPQDTLQRPTTMYGVNKVAGELLCDYYYTRFGLDTRGVRFPGLISYVTPPGGGTTDYAVDIYYKAILEGRYTSYIAEGTYMDMMYMPDALQAIVDLMEADPAKLEHRNAFNISAMSFEPSQIAAEIKKHIPSFTMDYDVDPIRQAIADSWPNAIDSSAAIEEWGFKASYDLEKMTVDMLEKLKVRLAQNAI encoded by the coding sequence GTGAAGAAAATTATGGTGACCGGTGCTTTAGGTCAAATTGGTTCGGAATTAGTAGAGAAATTACGCCATACGTATGGCACAAATAATGTATTGGCAACAGATATTCGAAAGATTGATCAGCATGAAGGTCCATTTGAAGTATTGGATGTAACAGATGGGAAACGCATGCACACACTTGCCCATGATTTTGGTGCAGACACGATGATACACATGGCTGCATTACTCTCGGCAACAGCAGAAAAAAATCCAGTTTTCGCCTGGAATTTAAATATGGGCGGTTTAATGAATGCACTTGAAGTGGCGCGTGAACTTGATATGCAGTTTTTTACGCCAAGCTCAATCGGCGCATTTGGTCCTTCTACGCCAAAGGACAATACACCACAAGATACACTGCAACGTCCAACAACGATGTACGGTGTCAATAAAGTAGCAGGCGAATTGTTATGCGACTACTACTACACACGCTTTGGGCTGGATACACGCGGTGTCCGTTTCCCGGGGCTGATTTCGTATGTGACGCCACCTGGTGGAGGAACGACGGACTATGCAGTAGATATTTATTATAAAGCAATCTTGGAAGGACGCTACACATCGTATATTGCGGAAGGTACGTATATGGATATGATGTATATGCCGGATGCACTGCAGGCTATTGTTGATTTAATGGAAGCGGACCCTGCAAAGCTTGAGCACCGCAATGCATTTAATATTTCGGCGATGAGCTTTGAGCCGTCACAAATCGCAGCCGAAATTAAAAAGCATATTCCAAGCTTTACAATGGATTATGATGTCGACCCGATCCGTCAGGCAATTGCGGACAGCTGGCCAAATGCAATCGACTCATCAGCAGCGATTGAAGAATGGGGCTTCAAAGCTAGCTACGATCTGGAAAAAATGACGGTCGATATGCTGGAAAAACTAAAAGTACGATTAGCACAAAACGCGATTTAA
- a CDS encoding fatty-acid--CoA ligase → MMMQTPLVLTDMVKRAETYYAHKEIISRTSEKKVHRLTYGQWVKRTRKLAHALTKLGMERGDKIASFAWNQHRHLEAYFAVPCAGAILHMVNIRLSTEHIAYIINHAGDKIILIDEDLVPLIEEVQSELKTIEHYIIMADGELPETTLPNVLSYEALLEEADENFAFPEDLDENAPASMCYTSATTGNPKGVVYTHRSLVLHSMSISMVDTMAISERDTILPIVPMFHVNAWGMPFAAVNVGATQVLIGPQFTPALILDFIEQYNVTKTAGVPTIWLGALQEQEKRARDLSTLQEIFCGGSASPKGLIKKYEEMGVNYIVVYGMTETSPIVSMSRDMSHMNDWSLDEKIETRAMQGLTVPGIESSIVNENGEVPWNGETMGELRLRGPWIAAEYYKDERTAEAFSDGWLYTGDIAVRSKEGFIKITDRTKDLIKSGGEWISSVDLENALMSHEAVFEAAVIAIPHAKWQERPLACVVLKEGANTTKEELTAFLEGQFAKWWLPDDIVFLTEIPKTSVGKFLKAKLRESVNEIYPQLQL, encoded by the coding sequence ATGATGATGCAAACACCACTCGTTCTAACAGATATGGTCAAGCGTGCAGAAACGTATTATGCACACAAAGAAATTATTTCACGTACAAGTGAAAAGAAGGTTCATCGCCTTACATACGGGCAATGGGTAAAGCGTACAAGAAAGCTAGCGCATGCATTAACAAAGCTGGGCATGGAGCGCGGTGATAAAATTGCGTCATTTGCCTGGAATCAGCATCGCCATTTAGAAGCGTATTTTGCGGTTCCATGCGCAGGTGCAATTTTGCATATGGTCAATATTCGCCTGTCAACGGAACATATTGCGTACATTATTAATCATGCGGGAGATAAAATAATTTTAATAGATGAAGATTTAGTGCCGCTCATTGAGGAAGTACAATCGGAATTGAAAACAATTGAGCATTACATCATTATGGCGGATGGGGAATTGCCGGAAACGACTTTGCCGAATGTACTGTCATATGAAGCATTGCTGGAAGAAGCAGATGAAAACTTTGCATTCCCGGAAGATTTGGATGAAAATGCGCCAGCAAGCATGTGCTATACAAGTGCGACAACAGGGAATCCAAAAGGGGTTGTGTATACACATCGTTCGCTCGTGCTGCATTCCATGTCGATTTCAATGGTGGATACGATGGCAATTTCAGAACGTGACACGATTTTACCGATTGTTCCAATGTTCCATGTCAACGCTTGGGGAATGCCGTTTGCAGCAGTGAATGTAGGGGCTACGCAAGTATTGATCGGTCCTCAATTTACCCCGGCCCTAATACTGGATTTCATTGAGCAGTACAATGTAACGAAAACGGCGGGTGTACCGACAATCTGGCTTGGCGCATTGCAGGAACAGGAAAAAAGAGCCCGTGATTTATCCACACTACAGGAAATTTTCTGTGGAGGATCGGCTTCACCAAAAGGCCTTATTAAAAAGTACGAAGAAATGGGCGTCAACTATATTGTGGTATACGGCATGACGGAAACTTCACCGATTGTTTCGATGTCACGTGATATGTCACATATGAATGACTGGTCATTGGATGAAAAAATTGAAACACGCGCAATGCAAGGCTTAACGGTTCCAGGAATTGAATCGAGCATCGTCAATGAAAACGGTGAAGTGCCGTGGAACGGAGAAACAATGGGCGAGCTGCGTCTGCGTGGTCCATGGATTGCGGCGGAATATTATAAAGATGAACGTACAGCGGAAGCCTTTTCTGATGGTTGGCTGTATACAGGGGATATCGCGGTTCGTTCAAAAGAGGGATTCATTAAAATAACAGACCGAACGAAAGATTTAATCAAATCCGGTGGTGAGTGGATCTCATCCGTTGATTTGGAAAATGCACTTATGTCGCATGAAGCGGTATTTGAAGCGGCAGTCATTGCTATTCCACACGCGAAATGGCAAGAGCGTCCGCTGGCATGTGTTGTCTTGAAAGAGGGGGCCAATACAACAAAAGAGGAACTTACCGCATTTTTGGAAGGTCAATTTGCAAAATGGTGGCTGCCGGATGATATCGTCTTCTTAACGGAAATTCCGAAAACGTCTGTCGGAAAGTTCTTAAAGGCGAAGTTACGTGAAAGTGTGAATGAAATTTATCCACAGCTCCAACTATAA
- a CDS encoding DNA-binding response regulator: MRILVADDDHTLCDNIAKILKLDFYAVDSVFDGAEAKDLIDYYQYDLLVLDWMMPEALGIEVCRYARSKGFDGGILMLTAKDATEDIIEGLDNGADDYMVKPFKMEELRARVRALLRRKNKMVEEEVSVGSLKLNKNKRTVFIENFEVSLTKNEFLLLEYLIENRGQVLTHEQMIDYIWDIDDNANTNTLAALIRLVRKKIDMEDEPSYIQSIRGLGYKLRDSDV, translated from the coding sequence TTGCGAATTTTAGTGGCGGACGATGATCATACATTGTGTGATAACATCGCGAAAATATTGAAGCTCGATTTTTATGCGGTTGATTCCGTATTTGATGGAGCGGAAGCGAAGGATTTAATCGATTACTATCAATACGATCTGCTCGTGCTCGACTGGATGATGCCGGAAGCTTTAGGGATTGAAGTTTGCCGGTATGCACGGAGCAAAGGGTTTGATGGCGGAATTTTAATGCTGACGGCAAAAGATGCAACGGAAGACATTATCGAAGGATTGGATAATGGCGCGGATGACTATATGGTGAAGCCATTTAAAATGGAGGAGCTTCGCGCAAGAGTCCGGGCACTGTTGCGTCGGAAAAACAAAATGGTGGAAGAGGAAGTCAGCGTAGGTTCGCTGAAGCTTAATAAAAACAAGCGGACCGTTTTTATTGAGAATTTCGAAGTAAGCCTGACGAAAAATGAATTTCTGCTGCTCGAATATTTAATTGAAAACAGAGGACAAGTACTGACACATGAACAGATGATCGACTATATTTGGGACATTGACGATAATGCCAATACAAATACGCTGGCAGCGCTCATCCGTCTAGTACGCAAGAAAATCGATATGGAAGATGAGCCGTCCTATATTCAAAGCATTCGCGGACTTGGCTATAAATTGAGGGACAGCGATGTTTAG
- a CDS encoding two-component sensor histidine kinase, translating into MFRKIKMRLTWMNAISYFVFLVLFLTVFYISFAQILNKVQENMVESYAANNIDKFFNIYNGPPKPPQRFELEVDQVSFFYVVNRDLEILYGEELHAGFNEVLQENLTPVEKKQFKRYDYEGETLLVMTQAVRMKGETLGYIAVGQDVTTYEELLQNVLILLIMLLTVSSIGIGILSYFLVKKSMAPIQTSYEQQRQFVANASHELRTPLAVMYSSLELFEAQMKQKETDYPTDTIDDMKNEANYMNDMLSSLLTLTRSDQNQIQLTISEVDLSKVLIQRTRRFAKTVQHLSFQLDIEENLTIEADKILVEELLYILLKNAVTYTTEGTVHVRAYKETSFVKIEVADTGIGIAEEDLPHIFERFYRADKIRNKSGTGLGLAIAKVIIDLHGGQITVKSELGEGTAFTVELPIVQK; encoded by the coding sequence ATGTTTAGAAAAATAAAAATGCGCCTCACATGGATGAATGCCATCAGCTATTTTGTTTTTCTCGTGCTGTTTTTAACTGTTTTCTATATATCCTTTGCGCAAATTTTGAACAAAGTACAGGAAAATATGGTTGAAAGCTATGCGGCTAACAATATCGATAAGTTTTTCAATATTTATAACGGACCACCGAAGCCTCCTCAGCGTTTTGAACTTGAAGTCGATCAAGTGAGCTTCTTTTATGTTGTTAACCGTGATCTGGAGATTTTGTACGGAGAAGAGCTACATGCCGGATTCAATGAAGTATTGCAGGAAAATTTAACGCCGGTAGAAAAGAAACAGTTTAAACGATATGACTACGAAGGCGAAACATTGCTCGTCATGACACAGGCTGTGCGCATGAAGGGGGAAACATTAGGCTATATCGCAGTTGGCCAAGATGTCACGACATATGAGGAGCTGTTACAAAATGTGCTTATTTTACTTATCATGCTGCTGACTGTTTCAAGTATCGGCATCGGGATATTAAGTTATTTCCTAGTGAAAAAATCGATGGCACCAATTCAAACATCGTATGAGCAACAGCGCCAATTCGTAGCAAATGCTTCCCACGAGCTCCGGACACCGCTTGCCGTAATGTACAGCTCGCTGGAATTATTCGAAGCGCAGATGAAGCAAAAGGAAACCGATTATCCAACAGATACGATTGATGATATGAAAAATGAAGCGAATTATATGAATGACATGCTTTCAAGTTTGCTTACGTTAACACGTTCGGATCAAAATCAAATTCAGTTGACAATCAGTGAAGTGGATTTATCGAAAGTACTCATTCAGCGAACACGCCGCTTTGCCAAAACGGTGCAGCATCTATCATTTCAGCTCGATATTGAAGAGAATTTGACGATTGAAGCGGATAAAATATTGGTAGAGGAACTGCTTTATATTTTATTGAAAAATGCAGTGACCTATACAACGGAAGGTACGGTTCATGTTCGCGCATATAAGGAAACAAGCTTCGTGAAAATCGAAGTGGCAGATACCGGTATCGGCATTGCGGAGGAAGATTTGCCTCATATTTTCGAAAGGTTTTACCGGGCAGATAAAATACGCAATAAATCAGGAACGGGGCTCGGACTTGCCATCGCAAAAGTCATTATTGATTTGCATGGCGGGCAAATTACAGTAAAAAGCGAGCTAGGCGAAGGGACAGCATTTACTGTTGAATTGCCGATTGTTCAAAAATAG
- a CDS encoding spore coat protein yields the protein MKVRTRWLVVPIILTVAVVIAAVYGLKYFNVEKSTAGYDYKEQLFKEDELAVVEITVSDSNWNKILDNPTAEEYVEAKVTINGEAYDNVGVRAKGNSSLSSVANSDSERYSLKVDFAQYDTNQTFYGLEKINLNNNFSDTTQMKEFVSYELMEQLGIVTPAHSYVKVLVNGEYYGLMLAVEEIGEAFAKTNFGSTEGFIFKPEGDGSDLAYKSDDTDDYAGIFDEVKMNKKTAEKNSNIINMMKEISEGDTSSVNIDEAARYFALNTALVSMDSYQGSFKHNYYLYEDENGQFSVIPWDYNMSFGGFGGGGGRPDGQVNADTGQNNEAQTEEPTNNPPQINGGMGGGGMMLNETIITESNINFSITEPVSGTTVDARPLLKIILENEEARALYDGYLEKIAAEILTEQNVLAITTKLQDLLQEAVEEDPSKFATTEQFLAGVSGEQSLPEFAKQRSESILKQLAGEIEGVSGAGSGFGGAPGGEMNGEMSEMNGQAPPDFGNNGQGNANQGRGNRPQINGQLPANGENGAQDGPPEMNGEMPNFEDMPEMNGEMPNFENMPQMNGMPGQPRTNDAATGSSKQTIIILAASFAAVIIAIGAVVILSRRKYKKG from the coding sequence TTGAAAGTGCGTACAAGATGGCTAGTTGTGCCAATTATTTTAACGGTTGCCGTCGTGATAGCTGCAGTTTATGGGCTGAAGTATTTTAACGTAGAAAAATCAACAGCAGGCTATGACTATAAAGAGCAGTTATTTAAGGAAGATGAACTCGCAGTCGTAGAAATAACGGTGAGTGACAGCAACTGGAATAAAATTTTGGACAATCCAACTGCCGAGGAATATGTGGAAGCAAAAGTAACGATTAACGGTGAAGCATATGACAATGTAGGTGTTCGTGCAAAAGGGAACTCCTCATTATCAAGTGTGGCGAACAGCGATTCAGAGCGTTACAGTCTAAAAGTGGATTTTGCTCAATATGATACGAACCAGACGTTTTACGGTTTGGAGAAAATCAATTTAAACAATAACTTTTCAGATACAACACAAATGAAGGAATTTGTCTCATACGAACTGATGGAACAACTGGGGATCGTGACACCAGCACACTCTTATGTAAAAGTGCTTGTGAATGGTGAATATTACGGACTGATGCTTGCCGTTGAAGAAATTGGAGAAGCCTTTGCGAAAACAAATTTCGGATCGACAGAAGGGTTTATTTTTAAACCAGAAGGCGATGGCAGTGATTTAGCCTATAAATCGGATGATACAGATGATTACGCCGGAATTTTTGATGAAGTAAAAATGAACAAAAAAACGGCTGAAAAAAATTCGAATATTATCAACATGATGAAAGAAATTAGCGAGGGTGACACCTCTTCGGTAAATATTGACGAGGCAGCACGCTATTTCGCATTAAATACGGCGCTTGTCAGCATGGACAGTTATCAAGGCTCATTCAAGCATAACTACTATTTATATGAAGATGAAAATGGACAATTCTCGGTTATTCCATGGGATTATAACATGTCATTCGGTGGATTTGGCGGTGGGGGCGGTCGTCCGGACGGGCAAGTCAATGCCGATACCGGGCAAAATAACGAAGCACAAACAGAAGAACCCACAAACAATCCGCCACAGATAAACGGTGGTATGGGAGGTGGCGGTATGATGCTTAACGAAACGATCATAACCGAATCCAATATTAATTTCAGTATTACGGAGCCTGTATCGGGAACAACCGTTGATGCACGTCCATTATTGAAAATTATTTTAGAGAACGAAGAAGCGCGGGCGTTATATGACGGTTATTTAGAAAAAATAGCGGCTGAAATTTTAACAGAACAAAATGTACTTGCGATTACAACTAAATTACAAGATTTGCTGCAGGAAGCAGTAGAAGAGGATCCATCCAAATTTGCAACGACAGAGCAATTCCTGGCAGGAGTGAGCGGTGAACAAAGCTTGCCGGAATTTGCAAAACAGCGCAGCGAATCGATTTTAAAGCAACTTGCCGGTGAAATTGAAGGTGTATCAGGTGCAGGATCAGGATTTGGCGGGGCCCCGGGCGGTGAAATGAATGGCGAAATGTCTGAAATGAACGGGCAAGCCCCACCGGATTTCGGTAACAACGGACAAGGGAATGCCAATCAAGGGCGCGGTAATCGTCCACAAATAAATGGACAGTTACCCGCGAACGGAGAAAACGGAGCACAAGACGGACCACCGGAAATGAACGGAGAAATGCCAAACTTCGAGGATATGCCGGAAATGAACGGAGAAATGCCGAACTTCGAAAACATGCCCCAAATGAACGGTATGCCAGGGCAGCCACGTACAAACGACGCGGCAACAGGCAGTTCAAAACAAACGATCATCATATTGGCAGCTTCCTTTGCAGCAGTCATTATCGCAATCGGTGCTGTTGTAATCCTAAGCAGAAGAAAATATAAAAAGGGGTGA
- a CDS encoding molecular chaperone produces MVRKQTSYNPNGRSEMKFGITYIDYQILKMKLRHMMKLDPHANANGRYLIRSCYFDNFDNKVMNEKKEGFLNRDKYRVRIYNKSDAVIHLERKSKRNNQTYKSKCPLTKKEFEQLRVNDFEWMKDDERSLIRDLYKDIRLYHLKPTTVVDYEREAYLYEHGNVRITFDCKVQTSLRNTDMFDKKLPMVDVLDQNEVILEVKYDEYLPAIIKMLLQGIHTRHEAYSKYQLSRMFG; encoded by the coding sequence ATGGTGCGAAAACAAACATCCTATAATCCAAATGGCCGCAGTGAAATGAAATTTGGGATTACGTATATAGACTATCAAATTTTAAAAATGAAGCTGCGTCATATGATGAAGCTCGATCCGCATGCAAATGCAAACGGGCGTTATCTCATCCGTTCCTGTTATTTCGACAACTTCGACAATAAGGTAATGAACGAAAAGAAGGAAGGCTTTTTAAACCGGGATAAATACCGGGTGCGAATATACAACAAAAGCGATGCGGTTATTCATCTTGAGCGCAAATCGAAGCGCAATAACCAGACATACAAATCTAAATGTCCACTGACAAAAAAAGAATTTGAGCAATTGCGTGTAAATGATTTTGAATGGATGAAAGATGATGAGCGTTCATTAATCCGAGATTTGTACAAAGACATCAGACTCTATCACCTGAAACCAACGACCGTTGTCGACTATGAACGTGAAGCCTACTTGTATGAGCATGGCAATGTGCGTATAACATTCGATTGCAAAGTACAGACAAGCTTGCGCAATACCGATATGTTCGACAAAAAATTACCAATGGTCGATGTACTTGATCAAAATGAAGTCATTTTGGAAGTGAAGTATGACGAGTACTTGCCGGCAATTATTAAAATGTTGCTGCAAGGCATTCATACGCGCCATGAAGCGTACTCAAAATATCAGTTAAGCCGCATGTTCGGCTAA
- a CDS encoding foldase produces MKKNLIGITMTASFLLAACGNTDNEIVATTAYGDITKSGFYEQMKEIAGTTLLEQVVIDKILTDQYEVSDKEIEEQLETYKEMYGESFESALATNGYTEETFKDTIRFQLLQQKAMEDVEVTEEEIETYYEQGKYELHTRHILVETEEEAKQLYEQISEGGDFESVAKESSQDSETAENGGDLDWLSISDMETTFADAAYALETGEVSEPVESTLGFEIIQLVDKREVKDYASLEEQKEEIKKTLRERIVANTEWETVEARLLKEANVTIKDADFKGAFSETLNEEE; encoded by the coding sequence ATGAAAAAAAATTTAATCGGTATCACAATGACGGCTTCATTTTTGTTGGCGGCATGTGGTAATACAGATAACGAGATTGTCGCAACAACGGCTTACGGGGATATTACAAAATCCGGATTTTATGAGCAAATGAAAGAAATAGCCGGAACAACTCTTTTGGAACAAGTCGTAATTGATAAAATTTTAACGGATCAGTATGAAGTGTCGGACAAAGAAATAGAGGAACAGCTCGAAACGTATAAAGAAATGTACGGAGAAAGCTTTGAATCGGCTTTGGCGACGAATGGCTATACAGAAGAAACATTCAAGGACACAATACGCTTCCAATTGCTCCAGCAAAAAGCGATGGAAGATGTTGAAGTAACAGAGGAAGAAATCGAGACCTATTATGAGCAAGGAAAATATGAGCTTCATACACGCCACATATTAGTCGAAACGGAAGAAGAGGCGAAGCAATTGTATGAGCAGATTTCGGAAGGTGGCGATTTTGAATCGGTTGCTAAAGAAAGCTCGCAGGATAGCGAAACAGCTGAAAACGGCGGCGATCTAGACTGGCTGTCAATTTCTGATATGGAGACAACATTTGCAGATGCGGCATATGCGTTAGAAACTGGAGAAGTATCAGAGCCGGTGGAAAGTACTTTAGGCTTTGAAATTATTCAGCTAGTAGATAAACGTGAAGTGAAAGACTATGCTTCACTGGAAGAGCAAAAAGAAGAAATCAAAAAGACATTGAGAGAGCGAATTGTTGCGAATACTGAGTGGGAAACAGTAGAGGCACGTTTATTGAAAGAAGCGAATGTTACAATTAAAGATGCTGATTTTAAAGGTGCATTTAGCGAAACATTAAATGAAGAAGAGTAA
- a CDS encoding sulfate permease: MSVKDFFAGLFFIGLAGYFIYALVDNMPNLFIESTTAWQYFVAFFRVALIIFLFNLGLSLMKRFFVGGTTKNGNAR; encoded by the coding sequence ATGAGTGTAAAGGACTTTTTTGCCGGTTTGTTTTTTATTGGACTGGCGGGTTATTTTATTTACGCATTAGTCGATAATATGCCGAACCTTTTTATTGAAAGTACAACTGCTTGGCAATATTTCGTTGCTTTCTTTCGTGTTGCACTGATCATTTTCCTATTCAATTTAGGACTCTCCCTTATGAAACGCTTTTTCGTAGGCGGGACGACGAAAAACGGGAACGCTCGGTAA
- a CDS encoding tryptophan synthase subunit alpha, protein MTLQKQLEDVLATGDKAFVPYIMAGDGGLETLKPTILKLQQIGVSAIEVGIPFTDPVADGPTIELAGERALAHGVSLKKVLAELQSFAQEIHIPLVVMTYLNPILAYGIEAFAEDAKRGGVQGLIVPDMPYEESALLHDALKVNGIALVQLVSLMSPPERIKKLAAASEGFVYAVTVNGITGERASFAAELAGHFANLKAASNIPVLAGFGISTTEHVKSFGDIADGVIVGSKIVTALVEQDWATIEALVQATKKTAAI, encoded by the coding sequence ATGACATTGCAAAAACAGCTTGAAGACGTATTAGCAACAGGGGATAAAGCATTTGTTCCTTATATTATGGCAGGCGATGGCGGGCTTGAAACTTTAAAACCTACTATATTAAAGCTGCAGCAAATCGGGGTTTCCGCAATTGAGGTCGGCATTCCATTTACCGATCCTGTAGCAGATGGACCAACGATTGAACTAGCCGGTGAACGTGCACTTGCCCACGGTGTGTCATTGAAAAAAGTACTAGCTGAACTGCAAAGCTTTGCACAGGAAATCCATATTCCGCTCGTTGTCATGACGTACTTAAACCCGATTTTAGCTTATGGAATTGAAGCATTTGCCGAGGATGCAAAACGCGGTGGTGTTCAAGGGCTGATTGTACCGGATATGCCTTATGAAGAAAGTGCTTTATTGCATGATGCTTTAAAGGTAAACGGCATTGCGCTTGTCCAGCTCGTATCATTGATGAGCCCACCTGAACGTATTAAGAAATTAGCCGCAGCAAGTGAAGGCTTCGTTTATGCCGTTACGGTAAATGGCATTACCGGTGAACGTGCAAGCTTTGCCGCGGAACTTGCCGGGCACTTTGCAAACTTGAAAGCAGCGAGCAATATTCCGGTTCTAGCAGGATTCGGTATTTCTACGACGGAACATGTAAAAAGCTTCGGCGACATTGCGGATGGCGTAATTGTCGGCAGTAAAATTGTTACGGCACTCGTTGAGCAAGACTGGGCAACAATCGAAGCCCTTGTACAGGCGACGAAGAAGACGGCGGCAATTTAA
- a CDS encoding tryptophan synthase subunit beta (catalyzes the formation of L-tryptophan from L-serine and 1-(indol-3-yl)glycerol 3-phosphate): protein MTTVKGRFGRFGGQFVPETLMTSLEELELAYEEAKKDPSFQEELDYYLKQYVGRETPLYFAERLTKKVGGAKIYLKREDLNHTGAHKINNAIGQALLAKRMGKKKIVAETGAGQHGVATATACALLDMECIVYMGAEDVRRQQLNVFRMELLGTKVVAVEKGSATLKDAVNEALRHWVTHIEDTHYILGSALGPHPFPTIVRDFQRVIGDETRAQILQQEGRLPDTVIACIGGGSNAIGMFYPFVEDQDVALYGVEAAGSGVNTDKHAAAIHVGKTGVLHGAFMYLLQDDNGFVQEAHSISAGLDYPGVGPEHCHLHETGRAAYPSVTDEQALEGVKLLCETEGILPALESAHAIYYASQFAKNRPADEIVVVCLSGRGDKDVHTLMDKLGGGLK from the coding sequence ATGACGACAGTAAAAGGACGCTTCGGGCGATTCGGCGGTCAATTTGTGCCAGAGACATTGATGACTTCACTTGAGGAATTGGAGCTTGCATATGAGGAAGCAAAAAAGGACCCCTCTTTCCAGGAAGAACTTGACTATTATTTAAAGCAATATGTCGGACGGGAAACTCCACTTTATTTTGCAGAGCGTTTAACAAAAAAAGTCGGCGGTGCGAAAATCTATTTAAAGCGTGAAGATTTAAATCATACTGGCGCACATAAAATAAATAATGCGATCGGCCAAGCACTTTTAGCAAAGCGTATGGGAAAGAAAAAGATTGTCGCTGAAACAGGGGCAGGTCAGCATGGTGTCGCAACAGCAACTGCGTGTGCATTGCTTGATATGGAATGTATCGTTTATATGGGGGCAGAAGATGTACGCCGTCAGCAACTGAACGTTTTCCGTATGGAGCTACTCGGGACAAAAGTTGTTGCAGTAGAAAAAGGTTCCGCAACATTAAAAGATGCGGTTAATGAAGCATTGCGTCACTGGGTTACTCATATAGAAGATACGCATTACATTTTAGGATCAGCACTTGGGCCACACCCCTTCCCTACAATTGTCCGTGATTTCCAGCGTGTTATTGGGGATGAAACACGTGCCCAAATTTTACAGCAGGAAGGACGTCTTCCGGATACAGTTATTGCATGTATTGGCGGCGGCAGTAATGCAATCGGAATGTTCTACCCGTTCGTGGAAGATCAGGATGTTGCATTATATGGCGTGGAAGCTGCAGGTTCCGGTGTTAATACCGACAAGCATGCGGCAGCAATTCATGTTGGAAAAACAGGCGTCCTTCACGGTGCGTTCATGTACTTATTACAGGATGATAACGGTTTTGTTCAAGAAGCCCATTCAATTTCAGCAGGACTTGATTATCCGGGAGTTGGACCTGAGCACTGTCATTTACATGAAACAGGTCGTGCTGCCTACCCTTCAGTTACCGATGAACAGGCCCTTGAAGGTGTGAAGCTGTTATGTGAAACAGAAGGAATCTTGCCTGCATTGGAAAGCGCGCATGCCATTTACTATGCAAGTCAATTTGCTAAGAACCGTCCTGCTGATGAAATTGTTGTTGTTTGCTTATCAGGTCGTGGAGACAAAGATGTTCATACATTAATGGATAAACTTGGAGGTGGCTTGAAATGA